Genomic window (Paraburkholderia phenazinium):
AGCCTTGCGCATCGAAGCCGACGCACGGCACGAACAGCAGGTCGGGCACCACCACCTCTTGCGGGACCGGCTCGGGAATCCGGTGATGGCCGGTCTTCATTGGCGTGTCAGGTGCCCAGGCGTGGAATTCCAGCGCTTCGCCGCGCGTCCTGACCACGGGCAGACTCGCCTGCCGCTGCCCACCGGGCGCGAGCCAGATGGCGATGGCCGCACGGGCGTCGAACTCGCCCGGCAGCGGCCAGTAAAAGCCCACGCAGGCCGGTTCGTAACGTTTCAGCGCATCGAGCAGGCGGCGGCTCAACGCCTCGCTGTCCGCCGGCCCGAGAGCCGCATGTACACGTGTTTCCAGCAGCATTTTACGGAGCGCGTTTTTCGATTCCGGGAAGGGGTTGCGTGCTATGCTTGGGTTCAATTCGCGCTCCAGAAACAACGATGTCAAAACGCCTCTTTCGAGTATATCGCGCGGCCGGTCTTGCGCTTGCCGCAGCGGCACTCGTCGCGTGCAGCACGGCCTCGGCCGTGAAGCCTGTTCCGCTTTCGCAACTCTCCAACGACGACCAGACTTTCATCCAGCTGCGCGAAGCCGCGCGCGATAACGATCCGGGTCGCGCAGCGCAACTGGCGGCGATGATTCCGGACTATCCGGCGCCGTCGTATGTGGAGTACTTCCAGATCAAGCCGCAGTTGTTCGATTCGACGGGGCATCCGCGCGTCGATGCGCCGGACGCGCCGGTGTTGTCGTTCCTGCAGAAGTACGACGGCCAGGCGATTGCCGACCGGTTGCGCAACGACTACCTGGTGGTACTCGGCGCGCGTCACGACTGGAATAACTTCGACCAGCAATATGCGCGCTTCGTGCTCAACGACGATACGCAGGTCAAGTGCTACGCGCTCGAATCGCGCGCCGCGCACGGTGAGAACGTGGCGGACGCGGCGCGTGCGCTGCTGGTCGACCCGAAGTGGTACGGCGACGGTTGCGTCGACCTGATCACCTCGCTTGCCTTGAACCAGCAGTTCAGCGCGGACGACGTCTGGCAGCAGATCCGCCTCGCTTACGAACAGAACTACACCAGCACCGGCAGCAAGCTGGTCGACGCGCTCGGCAACCAGCGCCCCGACCCGGTGCTGTTCGATCAGGCGGCGAGCACGCCGCCGCTGCTGCTCGCGCGTGGCGTCGGACCGGATGCGCAGTCGCATCAACTGGCGCTGCTGGCGATCACGCGTATGGCGCGCAACGACCCGGCAATGGCCGCGGCTACCTTCGCGTCGGTGGCGCCGTCGCTCAGTTCGCCGGAGCGGGCGATCGGCTGGGGCACGATTGCCTACCAGGCCGCGGCCAAGCAGATGTCGACCGCGGTGGACTGGTACCGGCTGTCGGCGAATGCGCCGTTGCTGTCGAACCCGGCCTACGAATGGCGTACCCGTAGCGCACTGCTGGCAGGCGACTGGACGATGGTGCGCTGGTCGATCGAGCAGATGCCGGCGGCATTGCGCAGCCAGCCGTCGTGGGTGTACTGGCACGCGCGTGCTCTCAAGGAAGGGGGCAACACCGCGCAGGCCAACCAGGAATTCGCCCAGATCGCTTCGGGCTACAACTTTTACGGCCAGCTCGCTACGGAAGACCTGGGCCAGAAGATCACCGTGCCGCCGAAAACCATGGTGTCCGACGCCGAAGTGCAGCAAGCGGCGAACACGCCGGGCCTGGCGCTCGCGCAACGCTTCTATCAGCTCAATCTGCGTCTCGAAGGCAATCGCGAGTGGAACTGGCCGCTGCGCACCATGAGCGACCGGCAACTGCTGGCGGTGGCCGAGTACGCGCGCCGTATCGAACTGTATGACCGCACCGTCAACACGGCGGACCGCACGAAGACCGAGCACGATTTCTCGTTGCGCTACCTGTCGCCGTTCCGCGACATCGTCGAGCGCGATGCGCAGACCAATGGGCTCGACGTCGAATGGGCGTATGGCTTGATCCGCCAGGAGTCGCGTTTCATCATGAATGCGCGCTCGGACGTGGGCGCGAGCGGCCTGATGCAGTTGATGCCGGGCACCGCGCAATTGGTGGCGAAGAAGATTGGTCTGGGTCCGATCTCGCGCGAGCAGATGAACGACATCAACACGAACATCCTGCTCGGCACCAACTACCTGTCGATGATCTACAATCAGTTCGACGGGTCCGCCGTACTCGCCACCGCCGGCTACAACGCCGGTCCGGGCCGTCCGAAGGCATGGCGGGAAGGGCTGGCGCATCCGGTTGAGGGCGCGATCTTCGCGGAGACGATCCCGTTCAACGAGACCCGCGACTACGTCAAGAATGTGCTGTCCAATACGGTCTACTACGCGGCACTGTTCGAAGGCCGTCCGCAATCGCTGAAGGCGCGTTTGGGTTATATCGCACCGTAAGCGTCGTGCCGCCGCGCGTCACGCGGCGGCGCCTCACTCCAGCCGTTGCCGCGGCTTCCACCAGGGAGTCGGAAATGCGACATCAAGCCATTGCGATCATCGGCGGCTCCGGTTTTATCGGCAGCCATCTCGTCAACGCGCTCGTCGAGCTCGGCAAAGACGTCCGCATTGCTACGCGCCAGCGCTACAACGCCCGTCATCTCACGCTGCTGCCAATCGACGTGATCGAAACCGATGTGTTCGATCCGGTCGAGCTCGCGCGCTTCGTCGAGAATGCCGACGCGGTGATCAACCTCGTTGGCACGTTGCATGGCGGACGCGGCACGCCGTATGGCCCGGAATTCGCGAAGGCGAACGTCGAGTTGCCGACGAAGATCGTGGCCGCATGCGAAGGCAAGGGCGTGCATCGGCTGATCCATATCAGCGCGCTCGGCGCCGACCAGAATGGCCCGAGCATGTATTTGCGCTCCAAGGGCGACGGTGAAAAGGCGGTGCGCGCCTCCACGCTCGCCACGACGATTTTCCGGCCTTCGGTGGTGTTCGGTCCTGAGGACGCGTTCCTGAACCAGTTCGCGTTCTTGCAGCGGATCTTTCCGGTGATTCCACTGGCGAGCCCGGATGCACAATTCCAGCCGGTGTTTGTCGGCGATGTCGCGAAGGCCATCGTCAACGTGCTCGATCTCGATGCCGCCAGCGGTCGCAGCTACGAGTTGGGCGGCCCGACCGTCTATACGCTGGAGCAACTGGTGAAGTACTGCGGCGACGTGATCGGCCGTCACGCGCGGATCATCCGTCTGCCGGATGCGCTGGCGCGGCTGCAGGCGCTGACTTTCGAAATCGCGCCCGGCGAGCCGGTGATCTCGCGCGACAATCTGGATTCGATGAAGGTGCCGAGCGTGCTGAGTGGGCCGCTTGCGCCCGAGCTGGGCCTTGAGCCGGCCAGCATCGAGACCATTGCGCCCGTGTATCTGACCGGAGCGTCGCCCCGCTCGCGCTTCAATGCGTTCCGCGCCAACGCCGGGCGTTGAATTCCCCGTTTTTCATTTTCTCGCTTATCAGGCAATGAAACTCCTTATTGGTGACAAGAACGATGGGTCGTGGCCATTGCGTCCGCGGCTGCTGTTGAAACATGTCGGCATTCCGTTCGAGGCAGTGTGCATCGAGTTGTTTGCAGCCGGCTCAAAAGCCGCGACTCCTGTCTACGATACGTGCGCATGAATATCTACGTGGTAGGCGGCGCGATCCGCGACGAGTTGCTGGGTGTGCCGGTTCAGGACCGCGATTACGTGGTGGTGGGCGCGACGCCGGAGCAGATGGTGGCGCAAGGCTACCGTCCGGTGGGTAAGGACTTCCCGGTATTCCTGCATCCGCAGACGCACGAGGAATATGCGCTGGCGCGCACCGAGCGCAAGACGGCGGCGGGTTATCACGGCTTCCAGTTCTTCTATGCGCCGGACGTCACGCTCGAGGAGGATCTGGCGCGGCGCGACCTGACGATCAACGCGATGGCTCGCCAGTTGCAGCCGGACGGCACGTTGACGGGGCCGGTGATCGACCCGTTCGATGGACAGGCCGACTTGCAGGCGCGCGTCTTCCGTCATGTCAGCGATGCATTTCTTGAGGATCCCGTACGAATCTTGCGCGTCGCGCGTTTTGCTGCGCGCTTCACTGATTTCACGGTGGCGCAGGAGACGCAGGTATTGATGCGCAAGATGGTGAGCGCGGGCGAGGTGGATGCGCTGGTGCCGGAGCGGGTGTGGCAGGAGTTGTCACGCGGCTTGATGGAGGCACGGCCGTCGCGGATGTTCGAGGTGTTGCGCGAGTGCGGCGCGCTTGTGCGGATTTTGCCGGAGATCGATGCGTTGTGGGGCGTGCCGCAGCGGGCTGACTACCATCCGGAGGTGGATACGGGTGTGCATGTGATGATGGTGGTGGATCATGCCGCGGCGCAGGGGTATGCGTTGGCGGTGCGGTTTGCGGCGCTTACGCACGATTTGGGGAAGGCGACTACGCCGGAGGATGTGTTGCCGCGGCATATTGGGCATGAAGGGCGTAGTGTGGATTTGCTTAAGCCTTTGTGCGAGCGGTTGCGGGTGCCGAATGAGTGTCGGGATCTGGCTGTTCTCGTTGCGCGGGAGCATGGGAATATTCATCGCGTGATGGATACGGGTGCCGCTGGGGTTGTGCGGTTGTTTGAGCGGTGTGATGCGCTTAGGAAACCTGCGCGGTTTGCTGAGGCTTTGCAGGCTTGTGAGGC
Coding sequences:
- a CDS encoding 5-formyltetrahydrofolate cyclo-ligase, which translates into the protein MLLETRVHAALGPADSEALSRRLLDALKRYEPACVGFYWPLPGEFDARAAIAIWLAPGGQRQASLPVVRTRGEALEFHAWAPDTPMKTGHHRIPEPVPQEVVVPDLLFVPCVGFDAQGYRLGYGGGYYDRTLASWPGKKKPITIGVACEACRIDALQREAHDIPLDMIVTEAACYPEQAQQAN
- a CDS encoding lytic transglycosylase domain-containing protein, with product MSKRLFRVYRAAGLALAAAALVACSTASAVKPVPLSQLSNDDQTFIQLREAARDNDPGRAAQLAAMIPDYPAPSYVEYFQIKPQLFDSTGHPRVDAPDAPVLSFLQKYDGQAIADRLRNDYLVVLGARHDWNNFDQQYARFVLNDDTQVKCYALESRAAHGENVADAARALLVDPKWYGDGCVDLITSLALNQQFSADDVWQQIRLAYEQNYTSTGSKLVDALGNQRPDPVLFDQAASTPPLLLARGVGPDAQSHQLALLAITRMARNDPAMAAATFASVAPSLSSPERAIGWGTIAYQAAAKQMSTAVDWYRLSANAPLLSNPAYEWRTRSALLAGDWTMVRWSIEQMPAALRSQPSWVYWHARALKEGGNTAQANQEFAQIASGYNFYGQLATEDLGQKITVPPKTMVSDAEVQQAANTPGLALAQRFYQLNLRLEGNREWNWPLRTMSDRQLLAVAEYARRIELYDRTVNTADRTKTEHDFSLRYLSPFRDIVERDAQTNGLDVEWAYGLIRQESRFIMNARSDVGASGLMQLMPGTAQLVAKKIGLGPISREQMNDINTNILLGTNYLSMIYNQFDGSAVLATAGYNAGPGRPKAWREGLAHPVEGAIFAETIPFNETRDYVKNVLSNTVYYAALFEGRPQSLKARLGYIAP
- a CDS encoding complex I NDUFA9 subunit family protein, with protein sequence MRHQAIAIIGGSGFIGSHLVNALVELGKDVRIATRQRYNARHLTLLPIDVIETDVFDPVELARFVENADAVINLVGTLHGGRGTPYGPEFAKANVELPTKIVAACEGKGVHRLIHISALGADQNGPSMYLRSKGDGEKAVRASTLATTIFRPSVVFGPEDAFLNQFAFLQRIFPVIPLASPDAQFQPVFVGDVAKAIVNVLDLDAASGRSYELGGPTVYTLEQLVKYCGDVIGRHARIIRLPDALARLQALTFEIAPGEPVISRDNLDSMKVPSVLSGPLAPELGLEPASIETIAPVYLTGASPRSRFNAFRANAGR
- a CDS encoding multifunctional CCA addition/repair protein → MNIYVVGGAIRDELLGVPVQDRDYVVVGATPEQMVAQGYRPVGKDFPVFLHPQTHEEYALARTERKTAAGYHGFQFFYAPDVTLEEDLARRDLTINAMARQLQPDGTLTGPVIDPFDGQADLQARVFRHVSDAFLEDPVRILRVARFAARFTDFTVAQETQVLMRKMVSAGEVDALVPERVWQELSRGLMEARPSRMFEVLRECGALVRILPEIDALWGVPQRADYHPEVDTGVHVMMVVDHAAAQGYALAVRFAALTHDLGKATTPEDVLPRHIGHEGRSVDLLKPLCERLRVPNECRDLAVLVAREHGNIHRVMDTGAAGVVRLFERCDALRKPARFAEALQACEADARGRLGFEASEYPQAERLRVALVAARAVDAGAVALGLAEKPSLIKDAVHRERVRAVGRALGE